In one window of Ignatzschineria indica DNA:
- the lepA gene encoding translation elongation factor 4: MKNIRNFSIIAHIDHGKSSLADQFIRICEGLTEREMQDRVLDSMDLEKERGITIKAHCVSLDYKADDGEVYHLNFIDTPGHVDFSYEVSRSLFACEGALLVVDAAQGVEAQSVANCYTAIDQGLAVIPVLNKIDLPAADPDRVAMEIEDIIAIEALDAVRCSAKSGIGVRDVLEDMIKRIPPPVGDVDAPLKALIIDSWYDQYVGVVSLVRIFDGVLRKNDKIKIMSTKESHEVTHVGVFTPNRVDKEQLSAGEVGFVIAGIKDIDGAPVGDTITLERNPAKEAVPGFEMVQPRVFAGLFPVESEEYEDLREALKKLRLNDASLHFEPETSQALGFGFRCGFLGMLHMEIIQERLEREYNLDLITTAPTVIYEVEKNDGEVIYVDNPDGLPKTTQIKEIREPIIEANILTPQDYIGNIMKLCIEKRGVQLDMVYAGNQVQLRYEIPMSEVVLDFFDRLKSVSRGYASFDYKFLRFEASDLVKVDVLINGDRVDALSLITHKDNAQYQGRKLVEKMRELIPRQQFEIAIQAAIGANIIARTNVRALRKDVTAKCYGGDVSRKRKLLEKQKEGKKRMKQVGSVEIPQEAFLAVLKVNEE; this comes from the coding sequence ATGAAGAACATTAGAAACTTTTCAATCATTGCCCATATTGACCATGGCAAATCCTCTTTAGCTGACCAGTTTATCCGTATTTGTGAAGGTCTTACTGAACGCGAGATGCAAGATCGGGTCTTAGACTCTATGGATCTTGAGAAAGAGCGAGGTATTACGATTAAAGCTCACTGTGTTTCTCTCGATTATAAAGCTGATGATGGTGAAGTGTATCATCTCAATTTTATCGATACTCCCGGACATGTGGACTTCTCCTATGAGGTCTCCCGCTCACTCTTTGCCTGTGAAGGGGCGCTCTTAGTCGTCGATGCCGCTCAAGGAGTAGAAGCTCAATCTGTTGCCAACTGTTATACCGCGATTGATCAAGGTTTAGCCGTAATCCCCGTCTTGAATAAGATCGATCTCCCGGCAGCGGACCCTGATCGTGTGGCGATGGAGATTGAGGATATTATTGCTATCGAAGCACTCGACGCCGTTCGCTGTTCAGCAAAATCAGGCATTGGGGTCAGAGATGTTTTAGAAGATATGATCAAACGCATTCCCCCACCGGTTGGCGATGTGGATGCTCCTCTTAAAGCGTTGATTATCGACTCTTGGTATGACCAATATGTCGGTGTTGTCTCGCTGGTCAGAATCTTCGATGGTGTACTTCGCAAAAATGACAAGATCAAAATCATGAGTACAAAAGAGTCTCATGAGGTGACACATGTTGGTGTCTTTACTCCTAACCGTGTTGATAAAGAGCAGCTCTCCGCAGGAGAGGTTGGCTTTGTTATCGCCGGTATTAAAGATATCGATGGAGCTCCTGTAGGAGACACCATTACGCTCGAAAGAAACCCGGCTAAAGAGGCAGTGCCCGGATTTGAGATGGTTCAGCCCCGAGTCTTTGCCGGTCTCTTCCCTGTTGAATCAGAAGAGTATGAAGATCTCCGTGAAGCGCTCAAAAAATTGCGTCTTAATGATGCTTCATTACATTTTGAACCTGAAACCTCTCAGGCATTAGGATTCGGCTTCCGCTGTGGTTTCCTCGGCATGCTCCATATGGAAATTATCCAAGAGCGTCTCGAGCGTGAATATAACCTCGATCTCATCACAACAGCGCCGACTGTTATCTATGAAGTTGAGAAGAATGATGGTGAAGTGATCTATGTTGATAATCCCGATGGATTACCGAAAACAACACAGATTAAAGAGATCAGAGAGCCCATTATTGAAGCAAACATCCTCACCCCTCAAGATTATATCGGCAATATTATGAAGCTCTGTATTGAGAAGCGAGGCGTCCAACTCGATATGGTTTATGCCGGAAATCAAGTGCAGCTTCGCTATGAGATTCCAATGAGTGAAGTCGTATTAGATTTCTTCGACCGCCTTAAATCGGTCTCTCGCGGTTATGCTTCATTCGATTATAAGTTCCTCCGCTTTGAGGCATCTGATCTTGTGAAGGTTGATGTCTTAATTAATGGCGATCGTGTTGATGCGCTCTCTTTGATTACCCATAAAGATAATGCACAATATCAAGGTCGTAAACTGGTAGAAAAGATGCGCGAATTGATTCCAAGACAGCAATTTGAGATCGCAATTCAAGCTGCTATCGGTGCAAATATTATCGCAAGAACCAACGTTCGAGCCCTCCGTAAAGATGTTACAGCAAAATGTTATGGAGGAGATGTAAGCCGTAAACGTAAACTTCTTGAGAAACAGAAAGAAGGGAAAAAACGGATGAAACAGGTCGGTAGCGTGGAGATTCCACAAGAAGCCTTCCTTGCCGTCCTCAAAGTTAATGAAGAGTAG
- the lepB gene encoding signal peptidase I, translating to MSLFADFTHYLSILIILAIPVTGLIWLLDALYYKKRRKLGKKEPKIVDWAKFLFPVVLFVGVLRSFIIEPYVIPSGSMQPTLYAGDMIVADKWSYGVRLPILNTRLFSKPGEGIERGDVAIFKFPKDEKVNYIKRVVAVPGDVVDYKNKQFTINGEPLEYQVVGPAREPEEDDLFVLERFPIGEPGSGVYKEQIIQTSKVITPADRGVGLYHKFPLTIPEGKFLMMGDNRDNSYDGRFWELVDDQKILGKARFIWMNYNCVTSFKDCDHIFTTID from the coding sequence ATGTCACTATTTGCAGATTTTACCCACTACCTCTCAATCCTGATCATTTTAGCAATTCCTGTGACAGGCTTGATCTGGTTACTTGATGCACTCTACTATAAGAAACGACGCAAATTGGGAAAAAAGGAGCCTAAAATTGTTGATTGGGCTAAATTTCTCTTTCCCGTTGTCCTCTTTGTAGGTGTCCTTCGCTCCTTTATTATTGAGCCTTACGTTATTCCATCAGGGTCGATGCAACCTACACTCTATGCCGGCGATATGATTGTTGCGGATAAGTGGTCTTATGGTGTTCGCCTGCCGATCCTCAATACGCGACTCTTCTCAAAACCGGGTGAAGGAATTGAGAGAGGTGATGTTGCTATCTTTAAATTCCCCAAAGATGAGAAGGTGAACTACATCAAGCGCGTCGTTGCTGTTCCCGGCGATGTTGTCGATTATAAGAATAAGCAATTTACCATCAATGGCGAACCATTAGAGTATCAGGTTGTAGGCCCTGCTAGAGAGCCGGAAGAGGATGATCTTTTCGTGCTTGAGCGCTTCCCTATTGGTGAGCCGGGATCAGGTGTCTACAAAGAGCAGATCATTCAGACCTCAAAGGTCATTACACCTGCAGATCGCGGTGTTGGGCTCTATCATAAGTTTCCTCTCACAATCCCGGAAGGGAAGTTCCTAATGATGGGGGACAATCGCGACAACAGTTACGATGGTCGCTTCTGGGAGCTCGTGGATGATCAAAAAATATTGGGTAAAGCACGCTTTATCTGGATGAATTATAACTGTGTCACCTCTTTTAAGGATTGTGATCATATCTTTACAACAATAGACTAA
- a CDS encoding insulinase family protein, whose amino-acid sequence MTQQTFTKVKETFIPSLNITLQEYEHNVTKAKHIHLANDDSNNVFLVGFLTVPEDSTGVAHILEHTALCGSENYPVRDPFFMMIRRSLNTFMNAFTSSDWTAYPFASQNKKDFYNLLDVYLDAAFFPQLEYLDFLQEGHRLEFSEIDNPESELVYKGVVFNEMKGAMSSIGSILYQELTKALFPTTTYHNNSGGDPEDIPNLTHEALVNFHKKHYHPSNSVFMTYGNMDPLEHQAVFEEKVLSKFDYQDFDFSVKDEKRYTEPQKFTATYPLPVDEPLEKQSHVINSWLLNPIMDADELMRARILSSVLVDNASSPLRLALETSDLGTAPSIFCGLEEGTREAFFSCGLEGANGDESEKINQLIVDTLIQVRDEGVPQESIEAALHQLELASREISGDRYPYGLRLIVDTLTPVLHGGEAYDALSFDESLKKMREEIQDRNFIPNLIDRLLLNNPHRVMLTVNPSHTLADERVAKEKARLAEIQSSLTEADKEKIIREAKALQARQSQIDDDSILPMVTREDIPKKLTFPELNYQEGVVLGSPTTNGMTYQSIVVDLPALTEEEMVILPFLDAFITEMGAGSRSYLEQQARISAVTGGVSARTMYQPYDGDIRGYWVLSGKALLDHSDALASLLRDIFFDARFDEVKRMQEIMAQIKVGREQGIVSNGHSYAMGVASQNISLISQLEQRLSGMQSIKDFREIEKRMKDDTECRAFGEKLAALLTKLQQSPYEIIVLNDSEQIEKIGQDFAAVMAHNVTEDVTRFSAPFSEHSEEKVYLGWAINAPVFYCAKSYKTVTRDHQDSPVFQVLTGFLRNGYLHRAIREQGGAYGGGANYNASSGAFNFFSYRDPRLEETLADFDASIVWLLENEHDEQQLEEAILGVISAIDRPKAPASEYGDRYFMAKYDRTPEDLEQYRAAVLNVTIDDLKRVAREYLANPDTHTAVLGPKAALEAAGFEVKQL is encoded by the coding sequence ATGACTCAGCAGACATTTACTAAGGTGAAAGAGACTTTCATCCCATCCCTAAACATTACGCTTCAAGAGTATGAGCATAATGTTACAAAAGCAAAGCATATCCACTTAGCAAATGATGATAGCAATAATGTATTTTTGGTCGGATTTCTGACAGTACCGGAAGATTCGACAGGTGTTGCACATATTTTAGAGCATACGGCTCTTTGTGGTTCCGAAAACTATCCTGTTCGAGACCCGTTTTTTATGATGATTCGCCGTTCTCTTAATACCTTTATGAACGCTTTTACTTCATCAGATTGGACCGCTTATCCCTTTGCGAGCCAAAATAAGAAGGATTTTTATAATCTTCTCGATGTCTATCTAGATGCTGCCTTTTTCCCACAATTGGAGTATCTCGACTTTTTACAAGAAGGGCATCGACTTGAGTTTAGTGAGATCGATAATCCCGAGAGCGAGTTGGTCTACAAAGGCGTTGTCTTCAATGAGATGAAAGGCGCGATGAGTTCGATTGGCTCTATTCTCTATCAGGAATTAACGAAAGCGCTCTTTCCAACAACGACCTATCACAATAACTCAGGGGGCGATCCGGAGGATATCCCTAACTTGACGCATGAAGCGCTCGTCAACTTTCATAAGAAGCACTACCATCCATCCAACAGTGTCTTTATGACCTATGGAAATATGGATCCTTTAGAGCATCAAGCAGTATTTGAAGAGAAAGTTTTATCAAAATTTGATTATCAAGACTTTGACTTTAGTGTCAAAGATGAGAAGCGTTACACTGAGCCACAAAAATTTACGGCAACTTACCCATTACCGGTGGATGAGCCACTTGAGAAGCAGAGCCATGTCATCAACTCTTGGCTACTCAATCCAATTATGGATGCTGATGAATTGATGCGAGCTAGAATTTTAAGCAGTGTTTTAGTGGATAATGCGAGCTCACCGCTCCGTTTAGCGTTAGAGACTTCAGATCTTGGTACTGCTCCCTCCATCTTTTGTGGCTTAGAGGAGGGAACTCGTGAAGCATTCTTCTCATGCGGTTTAGAGGGGGCTAATGGCGATGAGAGTGAAAAGATCAATCAACTGATTGTTGATACCTTAATTCAGGTGCGCGATGAAGGTGTTCCCCAGGAGAGTATTGAAGCGGCTCTTCATCAATTAGAGTTAGCATCTCGAGAGATCTCTGGTGATCGTTACCCTTATGGATTACGTCTGATTGTAGATACCTTAACGCCGGTTCTTCATGGCGGAGAGGCATATGATGCTCTCTCATTTGATGAGTCATTGAAGAAGATGCGCGAAGAGATTCAAGATCGAAACTTTATCCCTAACTTAATCGATCGATTGCTACTCAATAACCCTCATCGCGTGATGTTGACCGTTAATCCGAGTCATACATTAGCTGATGAGCGTGTGGCAAAAGAGAAGGCGAGATTAGCAGAAATTCAGAGCAGCTTAACCGAGGCAGATAAAGAGAAGATTATCCGTGAAGCAAAAGCGCTGCAGGCGCGTCAATCACAGATCGATGATGATTCTATTTTACCGATGGTCACACGAGAAGATATTCCTAAAAAATTGACCTTCCCAGAGCTCAATTATCAAGAAGGGGTTGTCTTAGGATCGCCCACAACAAATGGAATGACTTATCAATCGATTGTTGTGGATCTTCCGGCATTAACAGAAGAAGAGATGGTTATTTTGCCATTTTTAGATGCCTTTATTACAGAGATGGGGGCAGGCTCTCGTTCATATCTTGAGCAGCAGGCAAGAATCTCGGCAGTCACCGGTGGCGTGAGTGCAAGAACAATGTACCAACCTTATGATGGCGATATTCGAGGTTACTGGGTTCTTTCTGGTAAAGCACTCTTAGATCATAGTGATGCATTAGCTTCATTATTAAGAGATATCTTCTTCGATGCTCGCTTTGATGAAGTAAAGCGTATGCAGGAGATTATGGCGCAGATTAAAGTCGGGCGCGAACAGGGTATTGTTAGTAATGGTCATAGTTATGCGATGGGAGTTGCAAGTCAAAATATTTCGCTTATCTCTCAATTAGAGCAGCGTCTATCGGGAATGCAGTCGATTAAAGATTTCCGTGAAATTGAGAAGCGAATGAAGGATGATACAGAGTGTAGAGCTTTCGGTGAGAAGCTTGCAGCGCTCTTAACAAAGCTACAGCAGAGTCCTTATGAGATCATTGTCTTAAATGACTCAGAACAGATCGAGAAAATTGGGCAAGATTTTGCTGCGGTGATGGCTCACAATGTAACGGAAGATGTAACTCGTTTCAGCGCTCCATTTTCTGAGCACTCTGAGGAAAAAGTTTATCTTGGTTGGGCGATCAATGCACCAGTTTTCTACTGTGCTAAGAGTTATAAAACAGTCACTCGCGATCATCAAGATTCCCCTGTTTTTCAGGTATTAACTGGATTTTTGCGTAACGGTTATCTGCATCGGGCGATTCGAGAGCAGGGGGGCGCTTACGGAGGAGGTGCAAACTATAATGCCTCATCAGGCGCGTTTAACTTCTTTAGTTATCGTGATCCTCGCCTTGAGGAGACATTAGCTGACTTTGATGCCTCTATCGTTTGGTTATTAGAGAATGAGCATGATGAACAGCAACTTGAAGAGGCTATTTTAGGCGTTATTAGTGCAATTGATCGTCCTAAAGCACCGGCAAGTGAGTATGGCGATCGTTACTTTATGGCAAAATATGATCGTACTCCGGAGGATCTAGAGCAGTATCGTGCAGCGGTACTCAATGTGACAATTGATGATCTTAAGCGTGTTGCCCGAGAGTATCTCGCAAATCCCGATACCCATACTGCAGTATTAGGGCCTAAAGCAGCCTTAGAAGCCGCTGGTTTTGAAGTTAAACAACTTTAA
- a CDS encoding M42 family metallopeptidase, with protein MANLKENIKSLLKDLTHINAGVGQEQPVISYIMSALKGEVDELKVDHNGNVHAIKRGHKEGLTMMVAAHTDEIGLIVKNILPNGFLLIEKLGGVPDNMLLGRKVYVGKNNLPGVIGTKPGHLQTPEEAKRVKTVSECYVDMALPSREAVESHGISVGDQVIISGEFTEMVDPDYISMKAIDDRLGCSILIELLKNLSKDDFAGTLHGVFTVQEEVGLYGAQKVGDGYTPDYAIVLDTIPAGDTPDVNTERDLPVRLGEGPALPLADAVMPIFFSMVHPAVRRAIEKQATAQNIHLQKLTLLGGGYTTDSAKLSHAGGGIPCATLAIPRRYSHSPIELTNLNDSDDVYNILHGLIRDNENMNTSFI; from the coding sequence ATGGCAAATCTTAAAGAGAACATTAAATCTTTATTGAAAGATCTTACCCATATCAATGCAGGTGTTGGGCAGGAACAACCGGTCATCTCCTATATTATGTCGGCACTGAAAGGTGAAGTTGATGAGTTAAAGGTGGATCATAATGGTAATGTTCATGCGATTAAACGTGGACATAAAGAGGGATTAACCATGATGGTTGCGGCCCATACGGATGAGATTGGCCTTATTGTGAAAAACATTTTGCCAAATGGTTTCCTCTTAATCGAAAAATTAGGGGGTGTACCCGATAACATGTTATTAGGCCGTAAAGTCTATGTGGGTAAGAATAATCTTCCGGGTGTTATTGGGACAAAGCCTGGGCATCTTCAGACGCCAGAAGAGGCCAAAAGAGTTAAAACAGTCTCTGAATGTTATGTCGATATGGCGCTTCCTTCGAGAGAGGCAGTAGAATCTCATGGCATCTCTGTTGGGGATCAGGTGATTATCTCAGGTGAGTTTACGGAGATGGTTGATCCTGACTATATCTCGATGAAAGCAATAGATGACCGTTTAGGTTGCTCTATCCTCATTGAGTTGCTGAAAAATCTCTCTAAAGATGATTTTGCCGGAACGCTTCATGGTGTCTTTACAGTCCAAGAAGAGGTTGGGCTCTATGGTGCGCAGAAGGTTGGCGATGGCTATACCCCTGATTATGCCATTGTGCTTGATACTATCCCTGCTGGTGATACCCCTGATGTTAATACTGAAAGAGATCTGCCTGTTCGCTTAGGGGAAGGGCCAGCATTGCCACTTGCAGATGCTGTTATGCCGATCTTCTTTAGCATGGTTCATCCCGCTGTACGTCGTGCGATTGAGAAGCAGGCAACAGCGCAAAATATTCACCTACAAAAGTTAACGCTTTTAGGGGGTGGATATACTACAGATTCAGCGAAGCTCTCTCATGCCGGAGGCGGTATTCCATGTGCGACATTAGCAATTCCTCGTCGTTACTCTCATTCCCCCATTGAGTTGACGAACCTCAATGATAGTGACGATGTCTATAATATTCTCCATGGTCTTATTCGAGATAATGAGAATATGAATACCTCCTTTATCTAG
- the mdcA gene encoding malonate decarboxylase subunit alpha, producing the protein MTSEKQWDLKRQKKIAKMAKVAPMMQGKYINSSDIVAALEALISPGDRVVLEGDNQKQASFLSEKLLEVDVNKVNQLHMIMPSVSRPEHLTIFEKGIAEKLDFSYAGAQSLRISQMIEDQVVKLGDIHTYLELYGRLFIDLTPNVVLVAADKADSEGNLYTGFNTEETPTIVEAAAFKDGIVIVQVNEKVDQLPRIDIPVSWVDAIVVADEPYILEPLFTRDPKAITEIQILMAMMAIRGIYEKHQVTSLNHGIGFNTAAIELLLPTYGEKLGLRGKIAKHWALNPHPTMIPAIESGWVESIHSFGGEVGMERYICARPDIFFTGHDGSMRSNRAMCQVAGQYAVDMFIGSSLQIDRDGNSSTVTLGRLSGFGGAPNMGHDPGGRRHSTAAWLDLAGKEELAKGRKIVVQMVETYGANKKPVIVDRLDAIEVKKQANLPIVPIMIYGDDTTHLVTEEGIAYLYKAEGLEERRAAIAAIAGVTPIGDTVAEATVQSLRDRGIVALPEDLQVARTEAKRSLLAAYSIEDLVTWSGGLYEPPKQFRSWS; encoded by the coding sequence ATGACTAGTGAAAAACAGTGGGATCTTAAACGGCAAAAGAAAATTGCCAAAATGGCTAAAGTCGCCCCAATGATGCAGGGGAAATATATCAATAGCAGTGATATTGTTGCTGCATTAGAAGCACTGATTTCTCCGGGTGATCGTGTTGTTTTAGAGGGTGATAATCAGAAGCAAGCCTCTTTTTTATCAGAAAAGTTATTAGAGGTCGATGTTAATAAGGTTAATCAACTTCATATGATTATGCCGAGTGTTTCTCGGCCGGAACATTTAACGATCTTTGAGAAGGGGATTGCAGAAAAGCTCGACTTCTCTTATGCCGGCGCTCAAAGTTTACGTATCTCACAGATGATTGAAGATCAGGTTGTTAAGTTAGGAGATATTCATACCTACTTAGAGCTTTATGGGCGTCTCTTTATCGATCTAACTCCTAACGTTGTCTTAGTAGCTGCAGATAAGGCGGATAGTGAGGGAAATCTCTATACAGGCTTTAATACCGAAGAGACCCCCACTATCGTTGAGGCGGCGGCATTTAAAGATGGAATTGTGATTGTACAGGTCAATGAGAAGGTTGATCAGCTCCCAAGGATCGATATCCCGGTATCTTGGGTGGATGCCATTGTTGTGGCGGATGAGCCCTATATCTTAGAGCCTCTCTTTACCCGTGATCCGAAAGCGATTACAGAGATTCAGATCTTGATGGCAATGATGGCAATTCGTGGAATTTATGAGAAGCATCAAGTGACCTCTTTAAATCATGGGATCGGATTTAATACAGCGGCGATCGAACTTCTTCTACCGACCTATGGAGAGAAGTTGGGGCTTAGAGGGAAGATTGCTAAACATTGGGCATTAAATCCGCATCCTACGATGATTCCTGCAATTGAATCGGGTTGGGTTGAGAGTATCCATAGTTTTGGCGGAGAGGTGGGAATGGAGCGTTATATCTGCGCCCGCCCCGATATCTTCTTTACAGGGCATGATGGATCGATGCGTTCAAATCGTGCGATGTGCCAAGTTGCCGGTCAATATGCGGTGGATATGTTTATCGGTTCCTCTTTACAGATCGATCGGGATGGAAATTCATCAACAGTAACGTTAGGTCGTCTATCTGGTTTTGGTGGAGCGCCTAATATGGGGCATGATCCTGGTGGTAGAAGGCACTCAACAGCTGCGTGGCTCGATTTAGCAGGGAAAGAGGAGCTTGCTAAGGGGCGTAAAATAGTCGTGCAGATGGTAGAGACTTATGGTGCTAATAAGAAGCCTGTTATTGTTGATCGACTCGATGCAATTGAGGTGAAGAAGCAAGCAAATCTTCCGATCGTTCCCATTATGATTTATGGCGATGATACTACTCATTTGGTAACAGAAGAGGGAATTGCTTATCTCTATAAGGCGGAAGGATTAGAGGAGAGACGTGCGGCAATAGCTGCAATCGCCGGGGTAACGCCTATTGGTGATACTGTCGCAGAGGCAACCGTTCAATCATTAAGAGATCGAGGGATTGTCGCATTGCCGGAGGATCTTCAGGTTGCAAGAACAGAGGCGAAGCGGTCACTACTTGCTGCCTATTCCATTGAGGACTTAGTCACTTGGTCCGGTGGGCTCTATGAGCCTCCTAAGCAGTTTAGAAGTTGGTCTTAA
- a CDS encoding purine/pyrimidine permease: MRIPLASFQWMLFILMGSIVIPVAVGSTYGLTGDLLVTFVSRTLFVLGVAGIIQIFWGHKMPIIEGPAGVWWAVFVLYLGIGVAMFGPNNEDNIETLRVLGFCFILSGVVFILFAYLGLIEKISKLFTPTIIGVYLFLMVVQLSGTFIKGMMGVNSDGDSVDLVVMLLSIITVASAFYVKRFKSIAAYSTLISIAVGWGLFIIFGKGNAIVPTDGYFQLPELFPFGAPRIELGMVVNVILLTILLITNLMASVKAVQVTLESFNIKRENRLKQTGIISGLIHMMAGAFGAIGPVPISGSAAFIAQTKITEKLPFILGNLLIIAISLSPKVTALFAALPTAVGFAALVPTFGFGTIIIAKNQLALAENPDIRNFVAASAWFIGIGIMFMPSSAFGHLSPLMVSLLSNGLIVGTAFAIIVERVLLHQEKSRSKEEGAEALKGD; this comes from the coding sequence ATGAGAATTCCTTTAGCGTCATTTCAATGGATGTTATTTATTTTGATGGGAAGTATTGTCATTCCTGTCGCTGTCGGCTCAACTTATGGTTTAACGGGAGATCTGTTAGTTACCTTTGTTTCAAGGACTCTTTTTGTATTAGGAGTTGCGGGGATAATACAGATCTTCTGGGGGCATAAAATGCCCATTATTGAAGGTCCTGCAGGTGTTTGGTGGGCGGTATTTGTTCTCTATTTAGGGATTGGGGTCGCAATGTTTGGTCCTAATAATGAAGATAATATAGAGACATTACGCGTTTTAGGTTTCTGTTTTATTTTGAGTGGTGTGGTCTTTATTCTCTTTGCTTATTTGGGCTTAATTGAGAAGATCTCTAAACTCTTTACCCCTACGATTATCGGGGTCTATCTCTTTTTGATGGTTGTGCAGCTCTCAGGAACCTTTATCAAAGGGATGATGGGCGTCAATAGTGATGGTGATAGCGTTGATTTGGTTGTGATGCTGCTCTCAATTATTACGGTTGCTTCAGCTTTCTATGTAAAACGCTTTAAATCGATAGCAGCTTACAGCACTTTGATCTCTATTGCTGTAGGTTGGGGGCTCTTTATTATTTTTGGCAAAGGGAATGCGATTGTCCCAACTGATGGGTATTTTCAGTTACCAGAGCTATTTCCTTTTGGTGCCCCACGTATTGAATTGGGGATGGTGGTTAATGTTATTCTGCTCACCATTTTATTAATAACTAACCTTATGGCGAGTGTTAAAGCGGTACAGGTAACCTTAGAGAGCTTCAATATTAAGCGAGAAAATAGATTGAAGCAGACAGGTATTATCTCGGGCCTAATTCATATGATGGCAGGAGCTTTTGGCGCGATTGGACCTGTTCCTATCTCAGGATCTGCAGCTTTTATAGCACAGACAAAAATTACAGAGAAGCTCCCCTTTATCCTTGGAAATCTCTTAATTATTGCGATCAGTCTCTCGCCTAAAGTGACGGCGCTCTTTGCGGCACTTCCAACGGCAGTCGGTTTTGCGGCACTTGTTCCAACATTTGGCTTCGGCACTATTATTATTGCCAAGAATCAGTTGGCTTTGGCAGAAAATCCCGATATCCGTAATTTTGTTGCTGCATCAGCTTGGTTTATTGGGATCGGCATCATGTTTATGCCAAGTTCAGCCTTTGGTCATCTCTCTCCACTGATGGTCTCACTATTGAGTAATGGTTTAATTGTAGGAACCGCTTTTGCCATTATTGTTGAGCGAGTATTGCTTCATCAAGAGAAGAGCCGCTCTAAAGAAGAAGGTGCAGAGGCTTTAAAGGGAGATTAA
- a CDS encoding ACP S-malonyltransferase has translation MSNRTIWLFPGQGSQNLAMLENVDPHYFQLVKAETGKDFQEQPPDFQQTVDIQLALLITEVSAAEKLREAMVDINMVAGHSLGAFSAAVVAQVLTLTDAIKLVYRRASLMQSLYPTGYGMGVITGLTQRELATLVDTNFSSDNPVYLSNQNEELQLTISGSWVGIDRVIAAAKEQGAGLAKRIAVPTPSHSILMKPVAEALEQLATEIEFHPPTVPYLGNCTGRLLNDADEIAGDLIHNVVHPVKWLDMMQIAVENGMHHFIELPPGRALTNLVKRSYPDLSTYSVAQYGISDTIFLYKKRSSEV, from the coding sequence TTGAGTAATCGAACTATTTGGCTCTTTCCTGGGCAAGGCTCACAAAATTTAGCGATGTTAGAGAATGTTGATCCTCACTATTTTCAGCTAGTTAAAGCCGAAACAGGAAAGGATTTTCAAGAGCAACCACCAGATTTTCAGCAGACTGTCGATATCCAGTTAGCGCTTTTGATCACGGAAGTGAGTGCCGCTGAAAAGTTACGTGAAGCGATGGTTGATATCAATATGGTTGCTGGCCACTCTTTAGGGGCATTTAGTGCTGCTGTTGTGGCACAAGTATTAACACTTACTGATGCCATTAAACTTGTTTATCGGCGCGCTTCATTGATGCAATCACTCTACCCAACAGGATATGGTATGGGGGTGATTACAGGCTTAACACAGCGAGAGTTGGCCACCTTGGTTGATACAAATTTTAGTAGTGACAATCCTGTCTATCTCTCTAATCAAAATGAAGAGTTGCAGCTAACTATCTCAGGAAGTTGGGTAGGGATTGATCGAGTGATTGCCGCGGCAAAAGAGCAGGGAGCGGGATTAGCTAAACGCATAGCGGTACCGACCCCATCCCATTCAATTTTGATGAAGCCGGTAGCTGAAGCATTAGAGCAGTTAGCGACAGAGATTGAGTTTCATCCGCCAACTGTTCCCTATTTAGGGAATTGTACAGGGAGATTGTTGAATGATGCTGATGAGATTGCAGGGGATCTTATCCACAATGTGGTTCATCCTGTAAAGTGGCTCGATATGATGCAGATCGCTGTCGAAAATGGAATGCATCACTTTATTGAGCTACCGCCGGGCAGAGCATTAACGAATCTGGTAAAGCGTAGCTATCCCGACCTATCTACTTATAGTGTCGCTCAATATGGCATATCAGATACCATCTTTTTATATAAGAAACGGAGTAGTGAAGTATGA